GAAATGTTGGCTTGAAAAAAGAAAGGCTTGTCTCCAGATTTATCAATAAATTCAGAAATTGCCGCAGCGTATTCTTTTGGACTATTGTGAACTGGGTTTCTATCCGAATAAGGAAATTTCCAAGGCGGACTCATATGAAACTTTTGAGTGATTGCCGTAAAGAACCCATATTCATTTAGTATTTCTGGCAATGTTTTTATGTATTCATGAATGCCTACTTCATCTACTATTTTTGATTACTTACCGAAAAATGTGTCGGAGTCACTTAATTTTGGCGTTATAGTATTTCTCCAATGCCCGTTGGCATGAGGAAACATACCAGTGTTGATAGAGCTTCTACTCGGAGAGCAAGAGGGTACAGCTGCATAAGAATTTGTAAAACGCATGCCTTCCTTTGAAAATCCATCAAAATACGGGGTTTTTACACCTTTCGCTCCATCAATAGCGGTGTCATAACCTTGGTCATCTAATAAAATGAGCACCACATTGAATGGCTTTTGTTTATCCAAAACCTCTTTTTCTACCTTTTGACTCTTACCCGTTACGATTGTAGAACAAAGAACGATTACGGCTAATAAATATCGAATACTTATAAATGGCATAAATCTGCTAGAATTGTTTTTCGAAAGTATTTTAATAAATAAAGAAAACCATCCTGCTTTATCGGGCTAAATTATTTTATCACAGGTTTCAACAGGATGCAATTCACAGTATTCTAAACTATTTTTACTAACTGTTTTATTCAAAAACCATTAACCTTTAGAACATAATTAAAAAATGAGAAATAAATACTCGATGTTATTAGTGTTTCTTTTTACTCAGGCACTTGTTTACGCTCAGTTACCTCCCAGTTTTAATGAAAGTGATATGGCTCGAGCAAGTCATTTTGAAATGGTTAAAACCTACTTAACACCTCAAAAGATTATTTGGCTATCGGATAATACGAATACCAATATCCAAAATGAGGAAACCTTATTAAGTAAGGGAAACGGTCAAGTTGCTGTTAATGATGAAAATCAATTCACGCTAATAAGTACAGAAGACCATAAACCTGGTATTATTTTAGACTTCGGCAAAGAAATTCATGGTGGTGTAAAAATCTCAATGGGCATTAGGCCTAGTAAAGAACCATTAAAAATCAGAGTAAGATTTGGGGAATCCGTCTCAGAAACCATGTCTAGTGTTGGAGATGGAAATACAGCTACAAATGAGCATTCACTTCGAGATTTTATTATTGAAATACCGTGGTTAGGCACTATAGAGGTTGGAGATACAGGATTTCGTTTTCTTAGATTAGATTTAGTTGATGCCAATGAAAAAGCACCCATCAAAGAAGTTGTTGCCGCTTTCACCTATAGGAATATTCCATATGTGGGGTCATTTGAAAGTAGCGACAAACGCCTCAATGATATTTGGATGACAGGTGCTTATACGGTTCATTTAAACATGCAGAGCTATTTATGGGACGGCATTAAAAGAGATCGTTTGGTTTGGGTGGGTGATATGCACCCAGAGGTTATGACTATTAATACAGTTTTTGGCAAAAATGAAATAGTTCCTAAAAGTTTGGACTTGGCCAGAGATCAATATCCACTGCCTCAATGGATGAATACAATTAGTTCTTATTCAATGTGGTGGTTACTAATACATAAGAACTGGTTTGATTATCACGGCGACTTAGCCTATTTGAAAGAGCAAGAAACCTATATGATTGGTTTACTAGACCAGTTAAGTACTTTTATTGAGGAGGACAATAGTGAGGTTTTAAATGGTATGCGTTTTTTGGATTGGCCAACGTGTACGGATTCAAATGCAGTTCACGCTGGCTTACAAGCAATGATGATTATGACTTTTAAGGCTGGTTCAGATATCATGGGCGAACTGAAAAGGCCAGACCTTCAAAAAAAGTATGAAAACATCTACACTCGATTGAAAAAGCATACCCCAGTAGGAAACACTACAAAGCAAGCAGCTTCCTTAATGGTTTTAGCAGACATATTGGATGCAAAACAAACTAATACTGCTGTTCTAAAAAAAGATGGAGTTCAAAATATGTCTACATTTTACGGCTATTATATATTGGAGGCCATGGCTAAGGCCAATGATTACCAAGGTGCTTTAAATGTAATAAAAGAATATTGGGGAGGTATGCTAGACCTGGGTGCAACTACATTTTGGGAAGATTTCAATATTGAAGAAGGAAAAACTAGCGGAAGAATTGATGAGCTTCCTGTTGTAAACAAAGCGGATATTCACAAAGATTTTGGGGCATTTTGCTACGTTGGCTTAAGGCATAGCTTATGCCATGGCTGGGCCAGTGGACCAACATCCTGGTTAACACAACATGTTCTTGGGGTTAATGTTCTTGATGGTGGGAATACAATTAAAATAGTCCCACACCTGGGTGATTTAGAATTTGTAAACGGAACGTTTCCAACAAAATTTGGAGTCTTGAAAATCGAGCACAAAAAAGATGCTAAAGGCAAAGTGACTACCACATTCGAAGCTCCTGAAGGATTAAAAATTATTTAAAAAAAACATTTATGAAAATAATAGTAAAAACACTCATTCTGTTAGTGATTGGACTAATTACATTTAGTTCTTGCAATGTGTCTAAAAATACCGTTTTGACTGACAAAACTAAACAGCCTAACATCATCTTTTTTTTGGTGGATGACATGGGATGGATGGACACTAGTATTAATGGCAGTGAATACTACGAAACTCCAAATATGGAGCGATTGGCAAAAATGAGTATGAGATTTACACAAGCTTATGCCGCTAATCCATTGTGTTCACCCACTAGAGCGAGTATTTTAACTGGGCAAGATCCAGCCAGAATTCGCTTAACTACACCTGGTGGGCATTTGACTCCAAATCCAGACAAAGACTTAAGAGCAAACAAAGGAGCTCCATGGCAAAAAGTAGCCACTCCTGGTTCTAAAACATATTTACCTATTGAACAATTTACCATTGCGGAGGCATTAAAAGAAAATGGATACACTACTGCTCATATAGGTAAATGGCATTTAGGACAAGAGGGTTATTGGCCAGAAGACCAAGGTTTCGACGTTAATATTGGCGGACAACAGCATCCTGGGCCACCAAGTTACTTTTCGCCTTATGGAATTCCCAATTTAGAGAACGGAGAAAAAAATGAATACATCACCGATAGAGTAACAAAGGAGGCCGTCAATTTTTTAAACAATCAAACTAAAGACAAACCTTTTTTATTACACGTTTGGCAATATGGTGTGCACGCACCTTACCAAGCACCGTTGGACTTAATAGATAAATATACAGCCAAAAAAGACCCTCGTGGTAAACAGAATAGTCCAATAATGGGTGGTATGATGGAAAAAGTTGATGAAAGTTTAGGAGCTATTCTTGATCAACTAGAAGCCATGGAGATGATGGATAATACGGTTATCATTTTCTATTCTGACAATGGTGGTAATATGTATGATGTGGTCAATGGAGACTTTCCAACAAACAACTTTCCCCTAAGTTATGGCAAAGGAAATATTCATGAGGGAGGTATTCGAGTGCCTTGTTTGGTTTATTGGAAAGATAAGATTCAGCCAAACTCGACTTCTGATGAAGTCATACAAAGTACAGATTTTTATCCGACGATTTTAGACATGACTAACACCAAGAAGAATCCTGCTCAAAAACTTGATGGTTTAAGTTTAGCTAATGTTTTAACTAAGCAAAAACCTTTAAACAGAGAGGCTGTGTTTTCTCATTTTCCGCATTACATGCCAGCAACGGCTAACTATCCAACCACGGCAGTTTGGCATGGTGATTACAAGCTTTTAAAAGTTTATGGTGAAGGACTAAATAGAGAGCCAGACTATCAATTATTTAACCTGAAAGTAGACATTGCCGAAGCAAATAATATTGCAGATAAGAATCCACAGTTGCTCAAAAAAATGAAATTAATGCTAGATGATTATTTAGTTAGCATTGATGCACTAGTTCCTGTAGTAAACCCAAACTATAAAGAAGGAAGCCCATCTCGGTTTGGAAAGTCTCCTATATTTCCAATAGAAAAGTACCCTAGTTATTAATTAATTCTATGTCAATGAAAAAGTATTTTCTATTAACACTTTTTACATTATCTATTTTTAGCTTTAATACGAAGCAATCGCAAAACATAGAAAAAACAAATGTCATAATAGTATTCATAGATGATGAAGGCTATGGTGATGTTGGAACTTATGGTGCTACGGGTTTCGAAACCCCAAATATTGACAAAATGGCTAGTAAAGGCATGAAGTTTACAAATTTCTATGCTGCACAACCAGTATGTAGTGCTTCGCGTGCAGGACTACTAACGGGATCCTATCCTAATAGAATTGGTATAAATGGAGCCTTATTTCCGTACGATACAGTAGGAATAAACTCAAATGAATATACGATTGCTGAAATGTTTAAGGATCAAGGTTATAGCACTGCTTGTTTTGGTAAATGGCATTTGGGATGGCAAAAAGAATTTCTTCCATTGCAGCATGGCTTTGATGAATATTTAGGACTACCATACTCTAACGATATGTGGCCTTATGACAATGCTACAGGAGCAAAGCTGCCTATTGAAAGAAATCGTGCGAAATTTCCTGAACTCCCATTAATCGAAGGAAATAATACTATTGAAACTATCTCTAGCCTAAAAGACCAGGACAAGCTTACCACATTGTATACTGAAAAAGCAGTAGATTTTATTAACAGAAATGCCAAAGATCCCTTCTTTTTATACGTACCACACACGATGGGTCATATTCCGCTTGGAGTCTCTGATAAGTTTAGAGGAAAAAGCGAACAAGGGCTTTACGGCGACGTTATGATGGAGATTGATTGGTCTGTAGGAGAAATCATGAAAGCCCTTGAACAAAATAATATTTCAGATAATACCATTGTAATCTTTACAACAGATAATGGTCCTTGGTTAAATTTTGGCAACCATGCTGGTTCAGCTGGAGGACTTCGTGAAGGGAAAGTGACTAGTTGGGAAGGTGGACAACGTGTGCCTTTTATAATTCAATGGCCAAATAATGTTCCTGAAGGAACAGTTTGCAACAAACTAGCCTGTTCCATTGACCTATTACCCACTCTGGCTGTTTTGACGGAAGGAAAATTATCTAAAAACATAATTGATGGCAAAGACATTAGCTCCCTTTTTAAGGGTGATTTTCAATCAAAACCGCGTGAAACAATTCTGTATTACCATGGCAAAAACAATTTAAATGCTGTAAGAAAAGACAATTGGAAATTGGTACTACCACATACTTTCTACTCCTATCATGCCGAACTCGGAAATGATGGTCATTCAGGTAAAAGAATAAAAACTCTTGTGGAAAAACCAGAGCTATATAACATGATGCGAGATCCTGGGGAATATTATAATGTTATTGACAATTATCCTGAAAAAGTGGAAGAACTAATGTTGGTAGTTGAAGAAGCTCGTAAAGAATTAGGAGACTTGAATGTTGGCATAAAGCAAGGGAGTGAAAATAGAGCTATTGGTCAATTGATAAAATGAAGAATACACTTTAAATATTTTCATATGCTCGTTCAATGCTGATTCGATAATGCATGACTGCAATAATTGGATAGGTGGATGGAAATGACTTGTTTTTTCTAAACTAGATCCAGGCTCCATTAAAACCCCAAAGTAACCACGAAAGTATTCACATATTTTATAAGAAAGTGCGGGCAAGCTAATTCTCTATGCTTAAAAGCAATTTTGCTATCTTCTTTAGTAAGTCGTTTTTTTCTACATAAAGCTTTTTAACTTCGAAACCATATTTATGCTCCCTGTGAAGAATGGAACTCTTTGGTGCAGTTCCGTTGGTTTTATGTTTAACACAGAATTATATCCGTCACTTTCTCCTCCTCCTGCATGTTTTGCAAGAAATGCCATAGGGTTACATTCGTACAATAGCCTTAGTTTTCCTTGCGGATAAAATGCTGTACTTGGGTAAAGATAAATGCCTCCTTTTATTAAGTTTCTATGAAAGTCTGACACCAATGAACCAATATATCTTGATGAATACGGCTCTTTATCATCGTCGGCTGCTCTGCAATACTTCAAATAGTTTTTCACTCCGTCTGTGAAAAAGTCTCTTCCACCTTCATTTACGCTATATACATTGCCATTTACAGGAAAAGTCATTTTGGAGTGCGATAAATAAAATACTCCCAAAGCTGGGTTGAGCGTAAAGCCATTTACCTCTTGGCCTGTGCTATAGACAATCATTGTGGAAGTTCCATACACAACATATCCTGCAGCTACTTGTTCAGTACCTTTTTGTAAGAAATCTTCCAGAACTACTTCGGAACCAACTGGTGAAATTCTTTTATATATTGAAAAAATAGTGCCTACAGAAACATTCACATCTATATTAGAAGAACCGTCTAATGGGTCCATTAATATGATGTATTTACTTTTATTACTAACATTTTTTATGGCAATAAAGCTATCTTCTTCTTCACTAGCAATTCCACAAACGACCTCTCTTTTTGAAAGTGCTTGAATGAAGGTGGAATTTGCCATTACATCCAGTTTTTGCTGGTCTTCACCTTGAATATTGGTTTCGCCAGCTACACCTAGAATGTCTACTAAACCCGCTTTGTTAACTTCAAGATTAACAATTTTGGCAGCTAATCCAATACCATTCAAAATATTGGTGAGCTCCCCTGTGGAAAAGGAAATTTCATTTTGCTTTTCAATGATGAATTCGCCTAGGGTTTGGTGTTTTAAATCCATTTATAAGATTTGTTTAAATAATGGTATCAATTAATATTTCAAGCATAAAAAAACTAAGAGACCTTGCCCCTTAAGAGTGCAATATTTCTTTTAATTCGTATACGGCACAGTTCCCGTTTCATCTATAATATAACCCCACTTTTTTATATATTCTATGCCTGGCAGAAACTCGTCGCCTGTTTCTTTTAAGCGTTGTATTAACTTTTTATCCAAATCATTTTGCAGCGAAGAGTAGCTATCTTTTCCAACTAAATTATTCATCTGATACGGGTCTTTCTCATTGTCAAATAACAACCAAGGTCCATTTAAGTCTTTAGCATAGGTGTACTTCTTTGTTTTTAAAGCCCTGTATTCTTTTCCACCATGCTGCACCTTATTCCATTGTCCAAATGGTTGCACACAAGTTAACAAAGTTGCATCGCCCGCTTTGCCTTTTCCTTCCAAATATGGTCTGTAATTAATACCCTCTACAGACTCAGGTATTGAAATATTGCAAAGGCCTAATAGTGTAGGGAAAATGTCTTCGGAATTCATTAATGCATCTTTTGTTCCTGCGGCTATATGAAGTCTCTCAGGTATATAATAGAGCATTGGTGTACAAGCAGATTCATCATATGGTTGCTGTTTTTTATAAGCACCATGCGACCCTAACAAATCCCCGTGATCTGAGGTAAAGACTATAATAGTATTTTCTAATTGACTATTTGCTTTGAGGTTACTCATCAATTTCCCAATCATATCATCTAAAGCTGCAATGTGGGCATAATAGCCTGCAAGGTCTTTCTTGACCTTTTCTTTCATTTCCTCAGGTACATTTTTTCGCAAAATAATTTTATTGGGGTCAAAGCGATCTCGATATTCTTGAGGAGCTGTGTGATATGGAGCGTGCGGGGTACCATAAGAAAGCACCATTAAAAAAGGATTGTCTTTCACTTTTCTATCATTCATATAGTCTATTGCGGCATTTGTCTGTTCGAATGTGTCATACTTTTCCCATGTTTTTCTTTCTGGGTTTTCATTGTCGTAATAAACAGATCTATTGTAATCATGCGTACACTCATTGCCTTTCCAAAACTCGAAGCCCTGCCTTCTATTTCCTGGAGCAACATTTTGTAGTCGACCATGACCGTCTAAATGCCATTTGCCAATATAGCCCGTGTTATATCCTTGCTCTGCAAAAACCTTCCCCATTGTTACAGCATTGGTATCTAATTGAACATCGTTTACAAAAACACCATGTGTCAAAGGACGTTGACCTGTTAAAAGAGACGCCCTGAAAGGAGAGCAAACAGGCATTCCAGATACAGCATTTTTAAAGTTGACACTTATTGCTGCTAAACTATCCAAATTAGGTGTACTTATGTTAGGGTCGCCAGCGTATCCTGTAGCCTGTGCTCGCCACTGATCGGTTA
This portion of the Spirosomataceae bacterium TFI 002 genome encodes:
- a CDS encoding alpha-L-rhamnosidase, encoding MLLVFLFTQALVYAQLPPSFNESDMARASHFEMVKTYLTPQKIIWLSDNTNTNIQNEETLLSKGNGQVAVNDENQFTLISTEDHKPGIILDFGKEIHGGVKISMGIRPSKEPLKIRVRFGESVSETMSSVGDGNTATNEHSLRDFIIEIPWLGTIEVGDTGFRFLRLDLVDANEKAPIKEVVAAFTYRNIPYVGSFESSDKRLNDIWMTGAYTVHLNMQSYLWDGIKRDRLVWVGDMHPEVMTINTVFGKNEIVPKSLDLARDQYPLPQWMNTISSYSMWWLLIHKNWFDYHGDLAYLKEQETYMIGLLDQLSTFIEEDNSEVLNGMRFLDWPTCTDSNAVHAGLQAMMIMTFKAGSDIMGELKRPDLQKKYENIYTRLKKHTPVGNTTKQAASLMVLADILDAKQTNTAVLKKDGVQNMSTFYGYYILEAMAKANDYQGALNVIKEYWGGMLDLGATTFWEDFNIEEGKTSGRIDELPVVNKADIHKDFGAFCYVGLRHSLCHGWASGPTSWLTQHVLGVNVLDGGNTIKIVPHLGDLEFVNGTFPTKFGVLKIEHKKDAKGKVTTTFEAPEGLKII
- a CDS encoding Arylsulfatase A; this encodes MKIIVKTLILLVIGLITFSSCNVSKNTVLTDKTKQPNIIFFLVDDMGWMDTSINGSEYYETPNMERLAKMSMRFTQAYAANPLCSPTRASILTGQDPARIRLTTPGGHLTPNPDKDLRANKGAPWQKVATPGSKTYLPIEQFTIAEALKENGYTTAHIGKWHLGQEGYWPEDQGFDVNIGGQQHPGPPSYFSPYGIPNLENGEKNEYITDRVTKEAVNFLNNQTKDKPFLLHVWQYGVHAPYQAPLDLIDKYTAKKDPRGKQNSPIMGGMMEKVDESLGAILDQLEAMEMMDNTVIIFYSDNGGNMYDVVNGDFPTNNFPLSYGKGNIHEGGIRVPCLVYWKDKIQPNSTSDEVIQSTDFYPTILDMTNTKKNPAQKLDGLSLANVLTKQKPLNREAVFSHFPHYMPATANYPTTAVWHGDYKLLKVYGEGLNREPDYQLFNLKVDIAEANNIADKNPQLLKKMKLMLDDYLVSIDALVPVVNPNYKEGSPSRFGKSPIFPIEKYPSY
- a CDS encoding arylsulfatase, with the protein product MSMKKYFLLTLFTLSIFSFNTKQSQNIEKTNVIIVFIDDEGYGDVGTYGATGFETPNIDKMASKGMKFTNFYAAQPVCSASRAGLLTGSYPNRIGINGALFPYDTVGINSNEYTIAEMFKDQGYSTACFGKWHLGWQKEFLPLQHGFDEYLGLPYSNDMWPYDNATGAKLPIERNRAKFPELPLIEGNNTIETISSLKDQDKLTTLYTEKAVDFINRNAKDPFFLYVPHTMGHIPLGVSDKFRGKSEQGLYGDVMMEIDWSVGEIMKALEQNNISDNTIVIFTTDNGPWLNFGNHAGSAGGLREGKVTSWEGGQRVPFIIQWPNNVPEGTVCNKLACSIDLLPTLAVLTEGKLSKNIIDGKDISSLFKGDFQSKPRETILYYHGKNNLNAVRKDNWKLVLPHTFYSYHAELGNDGHSGKRIKTLVEKPELYNMMRDPGEYYNVIDNYPEKVEELMLVVEEARKELGDLNVGIKQGSENRAIGQLIK
- a CDS encoding D-fructose 1,6-bisphosphatase, with the translated sequence MDLKHQTLGEFIIEKQNEISFSTGELTNILNGIGLAAKIVNLEVNKAGLVDILGVAGETNIQGEDQQKLDVMANSTFIQALSKREVVCGIASEEEDSFIAIKNVSNKSKYIILMDPLDGSSNIDVNVSVGTIFSIYKRISPVGSEVVLEDFLQKGTEQVAAGYVVYGTSTMIVYSTGQEVNGFTLNPALGVFYLSHSKMTFPVNGNVYSVNEGGRDFFTDGVKNYLKYCRAADDDKEPYSSRYIGSLVSDFHRNLIKGGIYLYPSTAFYPQGKLRLLYECNPMAFLAKHAGGGESDGYNSVLNIKPTELHQRVPFFTGSINMVSKLKSFM
- a CDS encoding Arylsulfatase A, which translates into the protein MEFKTEESSISFDLANKFYLKKGEGIMKQTKHMLQFKNLLLLVGILSLILSCKTDKATETSLEAPPNVLIILTDQWRAQATGYAGDPNISTPNLDSLAAISVNFKNAVSGMPVCSPFRASLLTGQRPLTHGVFVNDVQLDTNAVTMGKVFAEQGYNTGYIGKWHLDGHGRLQNVAPGNRRQGFEFWKGNECTHDYNRSVYYDNENPERKTWEKYDTFEQTNAAIDYMNDRKVKDNPFLMVLSYGTPHAPYHTAPQEYRDRFDPNKIILRKNVPEEMKEKVKKDLAGYYAHIAALDDMIGKLMSNLKANSQLENTIIVFTSDHGDLLGSHGAYKKQQPYDESACTPMLYYIPERLHIAAGTKDALMNSEDIFPTLLGLCNISIPESVEGINYRPYLEGKGKAGDATLLTCVQPFGQWNKVQHGGKEYRALKTKKYTYAKDLNGPWLLFDNEKDPYQMNNLVGKDSYSSLQNDLDKKLIQRLKETGDEFLPGIEYIKKWGYIIDETGTVPYTN